A genomic stretch from Petrimonas mucosa includes:
- the recJ gene encoding single-stranded-DNA-specific exonuclease RecJ, whose protein sequence is MTYKWNYLTLTTDQKIKKDELTKEIQLDPVLIELLLKRGISSVEEAHKFLYPSLSDLHDPFLLPDMEKAIMRIEQAIGNKERILIYGDYDVDGTTAVSLVYKFLRKITNNIDYYIPDRYDEGYGISIQGIDYAVETGVKLIISLDCGIKAIKKVAYAKEHGIDFIICDHHMPDEELPDAVAVVDAKRADSIYPYNELSGCGVGFKLVHAFSIRNGLSFSDIEPLLDLVAVSIAADIVPITGENRVMMHFGLKRLNSNPSFGLRGIIEICGLSKKTITVNDIAFKIGPRINASGRMMNGKEAVDLMLASDMTQAREKAINIDKYNEDRRELDKRITDEAVDFVDNRFNIAEHKSIVLYNETWHKGIIGIVASRLTEKYYRPAIVLTKSGGLISGSARSVNNFDVYKAIEACKDILENFGGHTYAAGLTLKEENLHEFMRRFDEISFEGIESKMMQPQITVDAEISLNAITPKFVQGLSLFNPFGPENENPVFVTRGVQDAGGSKLVGRGFHHIKLELVDRTVSEPVQAIAFSSDTHFKKIKEKQPVDICYTIEENRHGGSSYTQLLIKDIMG, encoded by the coding sequence ATGACCTACAAATGGAATTATCTAACCCTTACAACCGACCAGAAAATTAAAAAAGATGAGCTGACGAAAGAGATACAACTAGATCCCGTACTGATAGAATTGTTGCTGAAACGAGGCATTTCAAGCGTGGAAGAGGCCCATAAATTTTTGTATCCAAGTCTCAGCGATTTGCATGATCCTTTTTTGCTGCCGGATATGGAGAAGGCGATTATGCGAATCGAGCAGGCAATCGGAAACAAGGAGCGAATTCTTATCTACGGTGATTACGATGTAGATGGTACGACTGCCGTTTCGTTGGTTTACAAGTTTTTGCGGAAAATAACCAATAATATTGATTATTATATCCCGGACCGGTATGATGAAGGGTATGGCATCTCGATTCAGGGAATCGACTATGCCGTTGAAACAGGTGTCAAGCTTATTATCTCTCTCGATTGTGGCATAAAGGCAATAAAGAAGGTGGCATATGCCAAGGAGCACGGAATCGATTTTATCATATGTGACCACCATATGCCCGACGAGGAGTTGCCCGATGCTGTGGCAGTAGTTGATGCCAAGCGGGCAGATTCGATCTATCCCTACAATGAACTTTCAGGTTGCGGAGTCGGCTTCAAGCTGGTTCACGCCTTTTCCATACGCAACGGTCTCTCGTTTTCGGATATCGAGCCGTTGCTGGATCTCGTGGCGGTGAGCATTGCGGCCGATATTGTCCCTATCACGGGTGAGAATCGGGTGATGATGCACTTCGGTCTGAAACGGCTCAACTCCAATCCAAGCTTTGGACTGCGCGGAATCATCGAAATCTGCGGATTGAGCAAGAAGACCATTACGGTAAATGATATCGCCTTTAAGATCGGACCGAGGATCAACGCTTCGGGGAGGATGATGAATGGCAAGGAGGCGGTAGACCTGATGTTGGCCAGCGATATGACGCAAGCCAGGGAGAAGGCGATCAATATCGACAAATACAATGAGGACCGTCGCGAACTGGACAAGCGGATTACCGACGAGGCGGTAGATTTTGTGGATAACCGGTTCAATATTGCCGAACATAAGAGTATCGTCCTCTACAACGAGACATGGCACAAGGGCATTATCGGTATTGTCGCCTCAAGGCTGACTGAGAAGTACTATCGTCCGGCAATCGTGCTGACCAAGTCGGGGGGACTGATCTCCGGGTCGGCGAGGTCGGTCAACAATTTCGACGTTTACAAGGCCATTGAGGCCTGCAAGGATATTCTCGAGAATTTCGGCGGCCACACCTATGCTGCCGGTCTTACGCTGAAGGAGGAAAATCTTCATGAGTTCATGCGGAGGTTCGATGAGATCTCTTTCGAAGGGATCGAGAGCAAGATGATGCAACCGCAAATAACGGTCGATGCCGAGATCTCCCTGAACGCCATAACTCCGAAGTTCGTGCAGGGTTTGTCACTTTTCAACCCTTTCGGCCCGGAAAACGAGAATCCGGTTTTTGTGACCCGTGGTGTACAGGATGCCGGAGGGAGCAAGCTGGTGGGACGCGGATTCCACCATATCAAGCTGGAACTGGTGGACAGAACGGTTTCCGAACCTGTACAGGCCATTGCCTTCAGCTCCGATACCCATTTCAAGAAGATCAAGGAGAAGCAGCCAGTAGATATTTGTTACACCATTGAGGAGAACCGTCACGGTGGAAGCAGCTATACGCAGTTGTTGATCAAGGATATCATGGGTTAG
- a CDS encoding peptide MFS transporter: MSTNHPAHPKGLYFIFVTGMSERFSYYGMRAIFTLYLINALMLDKEFTSAIYGNYTGLVYLTPLIGGYVADRYLGMRRSILWGALMMVLGQFLMFFSALNYENVEVAKWLMYGGLGGLILGNGFFKPNISSIVGRLYEPGDKRLDSAYTIFYMGVNLGAFMAPLLCGFLGDTGNPADFKWGFLAAAVIMVVSLLFYIARKNRYLVGPDGEPIGVVPANRGGGERRERTGRPQQKLNLWQLALWITGGIVLFLLFLRGGEGDFIGALIYSACIVVPGFVISDPSLNRIERQRILVIYIIAFFVIFFWAAFEQAGISLTYFAEEQTRRNLLGWTMPASWFQSFNAVFVVLLAPLFSSLWIRLGEKNREPSSPAKQAIGLFLLSLGYLLIALGVRNVAPGMKVSMLWLVGLYFIHTMGELTLSPIGLSMVNKLSPVRFASLLMGVWYLSMATANKLAGSLSSLYPEAGKSKMFLGMEIATLFDFFMIFVIMSALAALVLFALSRTLQKLMHGIR, translated from the coding sequence ATGTCAACAAATCACCCTGCCCACCCGAAAGGGCTCTACTTCATCTTCGTCACCGGCATGTCTGAACGCTTCAGCTATTACGGGATGCGTGCCATATTCACCCTCTATCTCATCAATGCGCTGATGCTCGACAAGGAGTTTACCTCGGCCATCTACGGCAACTATACCGGTCTGGTCTATCTCACTCCGCTGATTGGAGGGTATGTGGCCGACCGCTACCTGGGGATGCGCCGTTCCATCCTCTGGGGAGCCTTGATGATGGTGTTGGGACAGTTCCTGATGTTTTTCAGTGCGCTCAACTACGAAAATGTGGAGGTGGCCAAGTGGCTGATGTATGGGGGACTTGGCGGACTGATTCTTGGCAACGGCTTCTTCAAGCCCAATATCTCGTCGATTGTCGGCCGGCTATATGAACCGGGTGACAAAAGGCTTGATTCGGCCTACACCATCTTCTATATGGGGGTAAACCTGGGCGCTTTCATGGCACCGCTGCTGTGCGGCTTCCTGGGCGATACCGGGAATCCGGCCGACTTCAAGTGGGGCTTTCTTGCCGCGGCAGTGATTATGGTGGTCAGCCTGCTCTTCTATATTGCCAGGAAGAACCGCTATCTGGTGGGACCCGACGGGGAGCCCATCGGGGTTGTGCCTGCCAACAGGGGAGGTGGCGAACGGCGTGAGAGAACGGGCAGGCCGCAGCAAAAACTGAATCTTTGGCAGCTGGCCCTTTGGATAACAGGCGGTATCGTGCTCTTCCTGCTTTTTTTGAGAGGAGGCGAGGGCGATTTTATCGGCGCGCTGATCTATTCGGCCTGTATTGTCGTTCCAGGCTTTGTCATCTCCGATCCCTCGCTGAACAGGATCGAGCGTCAACGGATCCTGGTGATCTATATCATTGCATTTTTCGTCATTTTCTTCTGGGCTGCATTTGAACAGGCGGGAATCTCGCTCACCTACTTCGCCGAGGAGCAGACCAGGCGCAACCTGCTTGGATGGACCATGCCGGCCAGCTGGTTCCAATCGTTCAACGCTGTCTTTGTAGTGTTGCTGGCTCCGCTATTCTCCTCGCTCTGGATCCGGTTGGGCGAGAAAAACCGGGAACCCTCCTCACCCGCCAAGCAGGCTATCGGACTCTTCCTGCTCTCGCTGGGATATCTGCTTATTGCGCTTGGTGTCAGAAATGTGGCTCCGGGTATGAAGGTGAGCATGCTCTGGCTTGTCGGGCTCTATTTTATCCACACCATGGGTGAACTGACCCTCTCGCCCATCGGATTGTCGATGGTCAACAAGCTCTCGCCGGTACGCTTTGCCTCACTGCTGATGGGTGTCTGGTATCTCTCGATGGCCACGGCAAACAAGCTGGCAGGCTCGTTGAGTTCACTCTATCCCGAAGCGGGAAAGAGCAAGATGTTTCTTGGGATGGAGATCGCCACGCTGTTCGATTTCTTCATGATTTTTGTGATCATGTCCGCCTTGGCTGCCCTGGTGCTGTTTGCGCTGTCCCGGACGCTCCAGAAATTGATGCACGGTATAAGGTAG
- the mnmA gene encoding tRNA 2-thiouridine(34) synthase MnmA, producing MEIAALVSGGVDSSVVVHRLKEMGYDPTIFYIKIGMEDEEGYIDCPSEEDIEIVTFIAKKYGCRFEIVSLHEEYWNSVVHYTIESVKRGLTPNPDMMCNKLIKFGTFEQKWGHQFDRIATGHYATTTQSEGLTWLSTAKDHVKDQTYFLGQVSYVQVSKLMFPIGDLLKSEVREIAAENRLPSAQRKDSQGICFLGKVNYNRFIERYLGKKEGLIVELETGNIIGRHQGYWFHTIGQRKGLGLSGGPWFVIKKDVNRNIVYVSKGYDTKYQYGNVINLQGFSFITKDPWGDFEGEKEITFKIRHTPEFTRGHISKKGDLYTISSELPVQGIAAGQFGVVYDLESRICLGSGMII from the coding sequence ATGGAAATTGCAGCATTGGTGTCGGGCGGAGTGGACAGCTCCGTGGTGGTTCATCGACTGAAGGAGATGGGTTACGACCCCACCATTTTCTATATCAAGATCGGCATGGAGGACGAGGAGGGATATATCGATTGCCCCTCGGAAGAAGATATCGAGATCGTAACCTTTATTGCCAAAAAGTACGGTTGCCGCTTTGAAATTGTTTCACTACACGAAGAGTACTGGAACAGTGTCGTGCACTACACCATCGAATCGGTCAAGCGCGGTTTGACCCCCAACCCCGACATGATGTGCAACAAGCTTATCAAGTTTGGCACCTTCGAGCAGAAATGGGGTCACCAGTTCGACAGGATTGCTACCGGCCATTACGCCACAACCACCCAGTCTGAAGGGTTGACATGGCTCTCCACCGCAAAGGATCATGTAAAGGATCAGACCTATTTCCTTGGGCAGGTAAGTTATGTACAGGTCTCAAAACTGATGTTCCCGATTGGGGACCTGTTGAAATCGGAGGTCCGGGAGATCGCTGCGGAGAACAGGCTCCCGTCGGCCCAGCGGAAAGACAGTCAGGGAATCTGCTTCCTGGGGAAAGTCAACTACAACCGTTTCATCGAACGCTACCTCGGCAAGAAAGAGGGACTGATTGTTGAACTGGAGACCGGGAATATCATCGGCCGGCACCAGGGATACTGGTTTCACACCATCGGCCAGCGGAAAGGTCTTGGCTTGAGCGGTGGTCCGTGGTTTGTGATCAAAAAGGATGTCAATCGAAATATTGTCTATGTATCAAAGGGATATGACACCAAATACCAGTATGGCAACGTGATCAACCTTCAGGGATTTTCATTTATCACCAAAGATCCCTGGGGTGATTTCGAAGGGGAAAAAGAGATCACATTCAAGATACGTCACACACCCGAATTTACCAGGGGACATATTTCAAAAAAGGGCGATCTCTATACCATCTCCTCCGAGTTGCCCGTTCAAGGCATCGCTGCCGGTCAGTTCGGCGTGGTGTACGATCTGGAGAGCAGGATTTGTCTGGGAAGCGGAATGATCATATGA
- a CDS encoding trimeric intracellular cation channel family protein has product MIEFVGHVRFVDIIEFLGTFAFAISGVRMASTKNFDLFGAFTIGFVTAIGGGTLRDLFIGVTPFWMLNHVYLWATLLALLFVILFKSKVVKLQYTFFLFDSIGLGLFVVVGTEKTLAMEFAPWVAVIMGTITGSFGGMLRDILITQIPLIFRKEIYALACVVGAIFFTIGYASGMNIVINEVATASIVILTRILAVKFKWHLPTLKGEKSYD; this is encoded by the coding sequence ATGATTGAGTTTGTTGGACATGTCCGTTTTGTGGATATCATCGAGTTCCTTGGAACATTTGCATTCGCCATCAGCGGGGTCCGGATGGCTTCGACCAAAAATTTCGACCTGTTCGGCGCATTTACGATCGGATTTGTGACGGCGATTGGTGGCGGAACGCTCCGCGATCTATTTATCGGCGTGACTCCTTTCTGGATGCTGAACCATGTCTATTTATGGGCGACACTGCTGGCCCTCCTGTTTGTGATTCTGTTCAAAAGCAAGGTGGTAAAGCTCCAGTATACCTTTTTCCTTTTCGACAGCATCGGATTGGGACTTTTTGTGGTGGTTGGAACGGAAAAAACGCTGGCAATGGAATTTGCGCCCTGGGTTGCAGTGATCATGGGCACAATTACCGGTTCTTTCGGGGGGATGCTCCGCGATATACTGATTACCCAGATTCCACTCATCTTCAGAAAAGAGATCTATGCACTTGCATGTGTTGTAGGGGCTATCTTTTTCACCATTGGATATGCCAGCGGGATGAATATTGTTATCAATGAGGTGGCTACGGCATCCATTGTCATACTCACCCGGATACTGGCGGTGAAGTTCAAGTGGCACCTGCCGACCTTGAAAGGAGAAAAGAGTTACGATTAG
- a CDS encoding outer membrane protein encodes MKRVIGLSVLLLVLYSAVAFAQFEGTVGVGVHAGYGNSAGNIGAGLHLHYYHTNQLRFSPAYTRYLPGKGVSMWEVDADAHYLIPVTWLFSFYPVAGLNYSNRKFDSSKMDGSDPVDITRRRIGANLGMGLQYDFGYKTRVSFEYRHRFIRDFSHSCFMAGIGFWI; translated from the coding sequence ATGAAAAGAGTTATCGGGTTATCTGTTCTGTTGCTTGTCCTCTATTCAGCTGTCGCTTTCGCACAATTTGAGGGGACCGTCGGAGTGGGGGTGCATGCCGGATACGGCAACAGTGCCGGAAATATCGGGGCAGGCCTCCATCTGCATTATTACCATACCAACCAGTTGCGGTTTTCGCCGGCATATACCCGTTACCTGCCGGGGAAAGGGGTGAGCATGTGGGAGGTAGATGCTGACGCACATTACCTGATTCCCGTTACATGGCTCTTCTCATTTTATCCGGTGGCTGGTCTGAACTATTCCAACCGGAAGTTCGACTCATCCAAAATGGATGGATCCGACCCGGTCGACATTACAAGGCGACGCATTGGAGCTAACCTGGGGATGGGGCTTCAGTATGACTTCGGCTACAAGACAAGGGTCAGTTTCGAATATCGGCACCGGTTTATCAGGGACTTTTCGCACTCCTGTTTCATGGCGGGAATCGGATTCTGGATATGA
- the hflX gene encoding GTPase HflX — protein MKDFITSEIKNENAVLVGLITPDQGEEKVNEYLDELAFLAETAGLYPGKRFVQRLEMPNSVTFVGTGKLKEIAEYVLDEDNRVGVVIFDDELSAKQIRNIEKELKLRILDRTSLILDIFAMRAQTSHAKAQVELAQYQYLLPRLTRLWTHLERQRGGGGVIMRGPGETQLETDRRIILDRISRLKNELKEIDKQKSVQRKNRGKLVRAALVGYTNVGKSTLMNLLSKSEVFAENKLFATLDTTVRKITIENLPLLLTDTVGFIRKLPTNLIESFKSTLDEVREADILIHVVDISHPAFEEQIEVVEKTLYEIDKTEKPTILVFNKIDAFSHIEKEEDDLTPRTRQNRSLEELKQSWMGKLKENAIFISAKNKTNIDELKTLIYTKAREIHIQRFPYNDFLYQTYDEETEM, from the coding sequence ATGAAAGACTTTATTACAAGTGAGATAAAAAACGAAAACGCGGTATTGGTCGGGTTGATCACCCCTGACCAGGGAGAGGAGAAGGTCAACGAGTATCTGGACGAGCTGGCTTTCCTGGCGGAAACGGCAGGGCTCTATCCCGGCAAACGATTCGTCCAGCGCCTCGAGATGCCCAACTCGGTCACTTTTGTCGGCACTGGCAAATTGAAAGAGATTGCCGAATATGTGCTGGATGAAGATAATCGGGTAGGTGTAGTTATTTTCGATGATGAGTTATCGGCAAAGCAGATACGGAATATTGAAAAAGAACTGAAGCTCAGGATTCTCGACAGGACAAGCCTGATTCTCGATATCTTCGCGATGCGCGCACAGACATCGCATGCGAAAGCGCAGGTTGAGCTGGCCCAATATCAATACCTGTTACCCCGGCTCACCAGGCTGTGGACCCACCTGGAGCGCCAGCGAGGCGGAGGTGGAGTCATCATGCGCGGACCGGGGGAGACACAGCTGGAAACCGACCGCCGGATTATTCTCGACCGCATTTCACGGCTGAAGAACGAACTCAAGGAGATTGACAAGCAGAAATCGGTTCAGCGTAAAAACAGGGGGAAGCTTGTGCGGGCAGCGCTTGTCGGCTACACCAATGTGGGCAAATCTACACTGATGAACCTGTTGAGCAAATCGGAAGTATTTGCAGAGAACAAACTGTTTGCCACCCTCGACACCACCGTCAGAAAGATTACTATTGAGAACCTGCCCCTGCTGTTGACCGATACGGTGGGATTTATCAGGAAACTGCCCACCAACCTGATCGAGTCGTTCAAATCGACCCTCGATGAGGTGCGTGAAGCCGACATCCTGATCCATGTGGTGGATATTTCACATCCGGCGTTCGAGGAGCAGATAGAGGTGGTTGAAAAGACACTTTACGAAATCGACAAAACCGAAAAACCTACCATATTGGTTTTCAATAAAATAGATGCATTTAGCCACATTGAAAAAGAGGAGGACGACTTGACCCCCAGGACACGGCAGAACAGATCTCTCGAGGAACTGAAACAGTCGTGGATGGGTAAACTTAAGGAGAATGCCATTTTCATTTCAGCAAAGAACAAAACCAATATTGATGAACTGAAAACGCTCATCTACACAAAAGCACGTGAAATACATATCCAGCGGTTTCCCTACAACGATTTTCTGTATCAGACTTACGACGAAGAGACGGAAATGTAA
- the creD gene encoding cell envelope integrity protein CreD, whose product METEKKEQMNHFPQGEEKPGLVERYATTIKLFFVAMLTLMLLIPLAMIQSLIGERQNTRQEVVREITSKWGGEQTITGPCLVIPYEEIRVEEKREIVERRNLLLLPETLDAKISTSVEERRRGIYDASVYRSNILLTGEFDISVIARQNLNPSQVKWNDVRMIIGLSDLKGIQEQVSLEQDGEVTIFEPGIPVENLEPGRGSASDNMLYELFSVGLNAKPAFPTPDSALQEIYPFSVAMRLNGSRGIYVVPAGKTTTASIQSDWTTPSFDGEFLPQTREISDKGFVAEWRVLDLNRSFGQVIRSDNSNTLNQMAASRFGVRFIQAVDQYRQNMRSVKYGILVLLLTFVAVLFIELMRKRRINPFQYLLVGLALLLFYTLLLSMSELLGFNLAYLIAAVMTTLLISLHMGSILGSQRQGVQIGVLLLFLYLFLFLLIQMESYALLAGSLGLFVILAVIMYYSKQLR is encoded by the coding sequence ATGGAAACAGAAAAAAAAGAACAAATGAACCACTTCCCTCAAGGGGAAGAGAAGCCGGGTCTCGTTGAGCGCTACGCTACAACCATAAAACTCTTTTTTGTGGCTATGCTCACGCTGATGCTGCTTATCCCGCTCGCCATGATCCAGTCACTGATCGGGGAACGGCAGAACACCCGACAGGAGGTGGTAAGGGAGATTACGTCGAAGTGGGGCGGGGAGCAGACGATCACCGGACCGTGCCTGGTGATTCCTTATGAGGAGATTCGGGTAGAAGAGAAGCGGGAGATCGTTGAAAGAAGGAACCTGCTGCTACTGCCTGAAACGCTGGATGCGAAAATCTCCACCAGTGTGGAGGAGAGGAGACGGGGTATCTATGATGCGTCGGTCTACAGGTCGAATATCCTGTTGACAGGAGAGTTCGACATTTCGGTGATCGCCCGGCAAAATCTGAATCCCTCTCAAGTGAAGTGGAACGATGTGCGGATGATTATTGGCCTCTCCGATTTGAAAGGAATACAGGAGCAGGTCTCGTTGGAACAGGACGGGGAGGTCACCATTTTCGAACCGGGGATTCCTGTGGAAAACCTGGAACCCGGAAGAGGGAGTGCGTCAGACAACATGCTCTATGAACTGTTCAGTGTGGGCTTGAATGCGAAACCCGCTTTCCCAACTCCCGATTCGGCCCTGCAGGAGATCTACCCCTTTTCCGTCGCCATGCGACTCAACGGTTCACGGGGCATCTATGTCGTGCCAGCGGGCAAGACAACCACCGCATCCATCCAGTCGGACTGGACAACACCCAGTTTCGACGGGGAATTCCTTCCCCAGACCCGGGAGATCAGCGACAAGGGATTTGTGGCAGAGTGGAGAGTACTCGACCTTAACCGGAGTTTCGGACAGGTTATCCGTTCAGACAACAGCAATACCCTCAACCAGATGGCTGCTTCGCGGTTTGGCGTCCGGTTTATCCAGGCGGTGGACCAGTACCGGCAGAACATGAGGAGTGTGAAGTATGGCATTCTCGTTCTCCTGCTCACGTTTGTCGCGGTACTCTTTATTGAACTGATGCGGAAGAGGCGGATCAACCCCTTCCAGTATCTCCTCGTCGGATTGGCGCTTCTCCTCTTCTACACCCTGCTGCTCTCCATGTCGGAATTGCTCGGGTTCAATCTGGCCTACCTGATCGCGGCAGTCATGACCACCCTGCTGATCTCGCTCCATATGGGAAGTATCCTCGGCAGTCAAAGGCAGGGAGTGCAGATTGGAGTGTTGCTCCTCTTCCTTTATCTCTTCCTCTTCCTGCTGATCCAGATGGAGAGCTATGCCCTCCTTGCCGGCAGTCTGGGACTCTTTGTCATCCTGGCGGTGATCATGTACTATTCGAAGCAGTTGAGGTGA
- a CDS encoding winged helix-turn-helix domain-containing protein, with the protein MKEYLDDINKAFESKVRLGIMSMLMVNDEVEFNTFKEMLGLTDGNLASHLKTLEGLGYIDVKKQFVDRKPRTTYSRSPAGEQAFKVHLQALEALIRQTAD; encoded by the coding sequence GTGAAGGAGTATCTCGACGATATCAACAAAGCCTTTGAAAGCAAGGTGCGCCTGGGAATCATGTCGATGCTGATGGTCAATGACGAGGTGGAGTTCAACACCTTCAAGGAGATGTTGGGACTTACCGACGGTAACCTGGCCAGCCATCTCAAGACGTTGGAAGGTCTGGGGTATATTGATGTGAAAAAGCAGTTTGTCGATCGGAAGCCGCGAACCACCTATTCCAGGTCGCCAGCAGGCGAACAGGCATTCAAGGTGCATCTGCAGGCCCTGGAGGCACTGATCAGGCAGACGGCCGACTAG